The sequence below is a genomic window from Lysobacter stagni.
CGACTTCACCGAGGAAGCACGAGCTCAGCCCCGCGTTGCAGCCGGTGGTCGACGAGATTTCGTCCAGGTCGGCGTGGATCTGCTTGCATTGCCCGGCGTTCGCGGTGCCCATGGCGAGCGACGCGATCACCAGCGGAATCAACAGTGCGGATTTCACAGCGTTCATGGTGTTCTCCGTGGATGCGGGGCGCGAGCGCGCGTCGGCCCCGCCCAGGAAGCCCCGGACGATGCGCGCGAGGTGGGGGAGACGGTGCGTCACGTCGTGGCGCTGGCGACGGCGGCGAACCCGACCGGGCCGCGCCATCGCCCGTCCCAGGCGCGCCGCGCGAACCAGGCGCAGGGCCAGCCGACCAGCACCACGTGCGCGATCACGCTGCAGACGGTCCACAGCATCGGCAGCGAACCGCCACGCGGCGATGCCGACAACGGCACCACGACGAAGCTCATGAAGCAGAACAAAGCCACGCCGTACAGCGTGCCGTAGCGCCATGGATGGCGACGCAGCGCCGCGGCGTCGCGCGCGGCCCACGTGTAGGCCAGCGACATGCCCATCGCGATGAGGAAATGCAGCACCAGCCCGAGTGCGGCGGTGGACGCACCACCGGTGAACGCATCGCGACCGAGCAAACCCGCCGCGACGCTCTGCAGAATGCGTTGCGCCGGCACACCGTAGAAGGACCAGAAGCCGGTCGCGTAGAGCATGTCGAGCGAGCCGGCGAGCAGCCCGCCGAGCAGGGCCCAGCCAATGGCGCGGTTGGTCAGGCGGCGCATACGGAATCCTCTCCTCGGCGAGCCTGCGTGGCGGTCATGCCGAAGGCATGCTTGAACGCGCGGCAGAAGGCGCTCTGGCTTTCGAAGCCGAGCTTGTGGGTGATGGCCACCACCGGCAGGTCGGTCTCGCGGACCAGGTGCCACGCGCGCTGGTCGCGAAGGCGCGAGACGTACTCGCCCGGCGTTTCGCCGAATACGTCGCGGTGCAAACGGATCAAGTGGCCCGACGAGTAATGCGCGCGTTCGGCCAGCCAGGCGACATCGACCATCGCCTCGTCGTCCGTATCCAGATGGCAGCGCATCAGGTGATGCAGGTGAAGCAGCCGAAGCAGTGTCTGCCTGCGGTGCCGCGCCGTGCGGCCGCGACAGCGCGGCAGGTAGGCGGCGATTTCCTGCTGGCGTTCGAACAGCACCTCGTGCAGCGCCGTGCGGTGTCCGCGCATCGCATCGAGCGCCTGCGCGAGCGCATGGCAATCGTCGGCGCGCCACGGCAGCGGTTCCTCGTCGCGCGCCAGGGTGAGCTCGCGTTGCCATGCGCGGAGGTCGCCGGTCAGGCAGAACCAGCGGGCGTCCTGCACCGGACGCGCCAGCACCGCGCCACCGCGCCACAGTTGCGCCTCGCCCGCGCCCAGCGACCATTCACTGTCGCGCGCCTGCATCGCCAGCGTGCCGTGCGCGACGATCCACAGCGAAGGCCATTCCGGCGCGATGTTGAGCGGCGAGGCGGTGCCTTCGATCAGGTGCCATTCGTCCGTGGAAAGCGATGGGCTGGATGCCCATCCGGACGGCGGCGGCGTGCGGGGATGCAGGGACATGGAAGCTCCGTGCGATACCAATGGCCCCACGCTATCGATCCGGCGGCGTGCTTTGGAGAACCAATCTGCGTGCAGACAAAGGAGCCATTCCCGCGTACACGGCGCGGGCGTCGTAGCTCGATTGCGGAGTAAGGAGAGGCCGTCAGCGCGCGCCGCTGGCGACCACGTCCGGTAGCGGTGCGCCGTACCAGCGACGCGCCATCCACGCGGCGGGCACGCCGATCAGCAGCATGTGCGCCAGCAGGCAGGCCAGGTTCCACTCCGGCAGGAAGTGGCGCGGCGGCGCCGCGGAGAACAGCGGCACCGCGATGCCATGCACCAGTGCGAACCACGCCGCGCCGTACAGCGCGCCGCAGGCCAGCGGATGCGCACGCAGAATCGCGTGGTTGCGTGCGGCCACGTGGTAGACGGTGACGATCGCCGTCATCAGGTAGTAGTGCAGCAGCGCGCCGAACAACGCCGTGGTGGCGCCGCCCGCGAATGCCGCCTCGCGGCCGATGATCCAGCCGGCGATCGACTGCGGGATGCGGATCGGCGGGGTGCCCTGCGGTGCCCACCAGGCGATGGCGAAGACCAGGTCCGCGCTGCCGACCGCCAGTCCACCCATCAGCAGCCAGATCCAGGTGGCGGGACGTCCCGTGGGGGCGGTGGCGCTCATGGCGTTACTCCTGCAGGGGGGCGGGAATGGCCCTATGGAGCCGCGGGAAAGTGGCACTGGCAAGGGCCAATTCAGGGGGGTTGAATGGAGCCAATCGATCCGGGAGGCGTGACATGCACCTGCAA
It includes:
- a CDS encoding helix-turn-helix transcriptional regulator, with the translated sequence MSLHPRTPPPSGWASSPSLSTDEWHLIEGTASPLNIAPEWPSLWIVAHGTLAMQARDSEWSLGAGEAQLWRGGAVLARPVQDARWFCLTGDLRAWQRELTLARDEEPLPWRADDCHALAQALDAMRGHRTALHEVLFERQQEIAAYLPRCRGRTARHRRQTLLRLLHLHHLMRCHLDTDDEAMVDVAWLAERAHYSSGHLIRLHRDVFGETPGEYVSRLRDQRAWHLVRETDLPVVAITHKLGFESQSAFCRAFKHAFGMTATQARRGEDSVCAA